One segment of Methanobacterium formicicum DSM 3637 DNA contains the following:
- a CDS encoding MFS transporter, giving the protein MVEKVKTGWMALFVISLSLFIIGLDSTFMNVAMMYLVKDLNTTLGNVQSIIAVYTLVMGCFVLFGAKLQDVIGRKRTFLTGAIIYGVGTIIAATSMNSGMLLLGWSVIEGFGAALMLPATSAIVTSTYSGTKRTFALGFTATIFTVSVAIGPLLGGFLTTFYSWRWGFGLEAIIVLLILLLSKSLVESEHPLKFSDINLKGAILSAAGILIIIIGVLQLNTPSSWLNYSGTIINPAGFAVAMGMILIGIILLVIFYFYQRRLIRQDKKPFMNINILKTRPFTLGIISVAIMSLIMAGVFYIVPLYVQTRWATTALMTGVILLAAPLGSLIFSLSANKLTGYLKHNHLVSVGFVVSMVAVLMLYLSFLNYVNLTMYDLIPGLFILGAGLGLALPNLNNIVLSSLKETQYADGSGILSTFNNVGSSVGTVVIGLIFFIAVYFSVASSLPVEYPQYQNQQALNHDIYSWIDQVIHPNMAKMENDSNLLTLTLKSSAQGMQLAFLSSAILLLVGFLLSLFIKPPPME; this is encoded by the coding sequence TAAACACCACCCTGGGAAATGTGCAGTCCATAATAGCAGTTTACACTCTGGTTATGGGTTGTTTCGTCCTGTTCGGGGCTAAACTACAGGATGTAATTGGTAGGAAAAGAACATTCCTGACCGGGGCCATTATCTATGGAGTCGGAACCATAATCGCCGCAACCAGTATGAACAGTGGCATGTTACTACTGGGCTGGTCAGTGATTGAAGGATTCGGAGCAGCATTGATGCTGCCAGCCACATCAGCAATAGTCACCTCCACCTACTCTGGAACCAAACGAACCTTTGCCCTGGGATTCACCGCTACCATCTTCACGGTCTCAGTAGCGATTGGTCCATTACTGGGTGGTTTTTTAACCACATTCTACTCATGGAGATGGGGCTTCGGATTAGAAGCCATAATTGTCCTCCTCATTCTCCTGCTCTCTAAGAGCCTGGTTGAATCAGAACACCCACTTAAGTTTTCTGACATAAACCTTAAAGGGGCCATACTCTCTGCAGCGGGAATTTTAATAATTATCATCGGTGTCCTGCAGTTAAACACACCTTCGTCATGGCTTAACTACTCCGGGACCATCATTAATCCTGCAGGGTTTGCAGTGGCCATGGGCATGATCCTCATTGGAATTATTCTCCTGGTTATATTCTACTTCTACCAGAGAAGACTGATCCGGCAGGATAAAAAACCATTCATGAACATCAATATTCTTAAAACACGTCCCTTCACTCTGGGTATTATATCAGTGGCCATTATGTCCCTGATCATGGCGGGAGTGTTCTACATTGTACCACTTTATGTGCAGACCAGATGGGCAACCACTGCCCTTATGACTGGTGTGATACTCCTGGCAGCTCCATTGGGGAGTCTGATATTCTCACTCAGCGCCAACAAACTAACCGGCTACCTGAAACATAACCACCTGGTGTCAGTAGGGTTTGTTGTTTCCATGGTTGCGGTTTTAATGCTGTATCTTTCATTCCTGAATTATGTGAATTTAACCATGTACGACCTTATTCCCGGTCTTTTCATTTTAGGGGCAGGCCTGGGGTTAGCCCTTCCTAATCTTAACAACATTGTTCTCTCCAGTTTAAAGGAAACCCAATATGCAGATGGTTCTGGAATACTCAGTACCTTCAATAATGTGGGTTCATCTGTTGGAACAGTTGTGATTGGACTTATTTTCTTCATAGCCGTGTACTTCAGTGTTGCCAGTTCACTTCCAGTTGAATATCCTCAGTATCAGAACCAGCAGGCTTTAAACCATGACATCTACTCATGGATCGATCAGGTGATACACCCCAATATGGCCAAGATGGAAAATGACTCTAACCTTCTCACTTTAACCTTAAAATCTTCAGCTCAGGGAATGCAATTAGCATTCCTATCCTCAGCAATCTTACTGCTGGTAGGGTTCCTTTTATCTCTGTTTATTAAACCTCCCCCTATGGAATGA
- a CDS encoding sensor histidine kinase produces MKRDSEREELQRKLQKTEERLAKTQSDLNYLESIVKHTEDAIVALGLDGTILTWNPAAETIYGYTPREAVGNSVSMVIPPYNSDEISLILAWIKSGERVTHYDTLRRRKDGSIINVSISVSPIKDENGEVIGASSIARDTSTSKRMELQLQESEEKFREVFNNANDAIFLHEIKNDGTLGKFLEVNDVACQRLGYTREELLQMTTCDIDSEETTKTQGPCVERLLKEGNATFEAVNLTCDGKEIPVEVNAHIFNLRGERMVLSILRDMTRRKEYETQLRKSLNEKELLLKEIHHRVKNNLMVISSLLNLQSKYIKDKAALEVFRESQRRARSMALIHTMLYQSTDLKCINFGDYITKLTLELFRTYVTSDNIHLNLDVGNVPLDINTAVPLGLIVNELVSNSLKHAFPAGEEGDVTVRFHKDGDNYTFQVADTGKGFPDDLDFKKTNSLGMRLVNTLTHQVNGEIELNTTRGTCFTIKFSEEEYGS; encoded by the coding sequence ATGAAGCGAGATTCAGAGCGGGAAGAACTTCAAAGAAAACTTCAAAAAACTGAAGAAAGGTTGGCTAAAACCCAGTCCGACCTTAATTACCTGGAATCCATTGTAAAACACACTGAAGATGCTATTGTGGCACTGGGTCTGGACGGGACCATATTAACCTGGAATCCTGCTGCAGAGACTATATATGGTTACACACCACGTGAAGCAGTGGGTAACAGTGTTTCCATGGTAATACCACCCTACAACAGTGATGAAATATCTTTAATCCTGGCCTGGATTAAAAGTGGTGAAAGGGTAACTCATTACGATACCCTCCGTCGCAGGAAGGATGGATCCATTATTAACGTCTCTATCAGTGTTTCCCCGATTAAGGATGAAAATGGGGAGGTAATAGGAGCATCCAGCATAGCCAGGGATACCAGTACCAGTAAAAGAATGGAACTGCAACTCCAGGAAAGCGAGGAGAAATTCAGGGAAGTGTTCAACAATGCCAACGATGCTATTTTTCTCCATGAAATTAAAAATGATGGAACACTTGGAAAATTCCTGGAAGTTAACGATGTAGCCTGCCAGCGCCTGGGATACACCAGGGAAGAACTGCTACAGATGACTACCTGCGATATTGACTCCGAAGAAACCACTAAAACACAGGGACCCTGCGTGGAAAGGCTTTTAAAGGAGGGTAATGCTACCTTTGAGGCAGTTAACCTGACCTGTGATGGGAAAGAAATACCAGTGGAGGTCAATGCCCATATCTTCAACCTTCGTGGTGAAAGGATGGTTCTTTCCATTTTAAGGGACATGACCCGTAGGAAAGAGTATGAAACCCAACTACGAAAGTCCTTAAATGAAAAGGAACTCCTGCTTAAGGAGATCCACCACAGGGTGAAAAACAACCTCATGGTCATCAGCAGCCTCCTGAACCTTCAATCAAAATATATTAAGGATAAAGCAGCCCTGGAAGTATTCCGGGAAAGTCAGAGAAGGGCACGGTCCATGGCACTCATCCACACCATGTTATACCAGTCCACTGACCTGAAGTGTATTAACTTCGGGGACTACATCACCAAGCTAACCCTGGAACTTTTCCGAACCTATGTAACCAGTGATAACATCCACCTCAACCTGGATGTGGGAAATGTACCCTTGGATATAAACACTGCAGTACCCCTTGGCCTCATTGTTAATGAACTGGTCTCAAACAGCCTTAAACATGCCTTTCCCGCAGGGGAAGAGGGTGATGTGACTGTCAGATTCCATAAAGATGGGGATAACTACACCTTCCAGGTGGCAGACACTGGTAAGGGATTTCCCGATGATCTGGATTTTAAGAAGACCAACTCCTTGGGAATGCGTCTGGTGAACACACTCACCCACCAGGTTAACGGAGAAATAGAATTAAACACCACACGGGGCACATGCTTCACCATCAAATTCTCTGAAGAAGAATACGGATCCTGA
- a CDS encoding DUF6516 family protein encodes MIGAYFESLKKQARSFRLLKEFKLIREFVDNNKGFIRFKMNLVDGSEIHVFEYVTIKLEKLDYSYHLQDKNKDLIVRWDNAPHHTELENYPHHFHDGQNVKGVPKKTFLNILDDISQILENQ; translated from the coding sequence ATGATCGGAGCGTATTTTGAATCTTTAAAAAAACAAGCACGAAGTTTCCGATTATTAAAAGAGTTTAAACTTATCCGTGAATTTGTTGATAATAATAAAGGTTTCATTAGATTTAAAATGAATCTCGTTGATGGATCAGAAATTCATGTTTTTGAATATGTTACAATAAAACTCGAAAAACTCGATTACTCTTACCATTTGCAAGATAAAAATAAAGATTTAATAGTAAGATGGGATAATGCCCCTCATCATACAGAATTAGAAAACTATCCTCATCACTTCCATGATGGACAAAATGTAAAAGGAGTTCCAAAAAAGACTTTTCTAAATATTCTTGATGATATAAGTCAAATTTTAGAAAATCAATAA
- a CDS encoding metal-dependent hydrolase, protein MTGKVVNSGDDNMPDWIVHVAVAWTICRVLRFRYSEFNPANTALVMIGSILPDAIKVAVFSDVIGYNLWNLLYVFHLPIGTFIIAGIASLFFREKKTAFLFLSMGILTHYALDLLLIQVGYGMYLFYPVSWMGFSLNLVPNDDFYITMLALVIALVVYLVSGWLEKKRTL, encoded by the coding sequence TTGACTGGAAAAGTTGTGAATTCAGGAGACGATAATATGCCTGACTGGATAGTTCACGTGGCAGTGGCCTGGACAATCTGCCGCGTGCTCCGTTTCAGGTATTCTGAGTTTAACCCGGCTAACACTGCCCTGGTTATGATTGGTTCCATCCTCCCGGATGCAATTAAAGTTGCCGTATTCTCAGATGTGATTGGTTACAATTTGTGGAATTTACTCTACGTTTTCCACCTGCCAATAGGCACTTTCATCATTGCAGGGATTGCCAGTCTCTTTTTCAGGGAGAAAAAAACAGCCTTCCTGTTTTTGTCCATGGGAATCCTGACCCACTATGCCCTGGACCTCCTACTGATACAGGTGGGATATGGAATGTACCTGTTCTATCCAGTCAGCTGGATGGGATTTTCCCTGAACCTGGTTCCCAATGATGATTTCTACATTACCATGTTGGCCCTGGTTATTGCTTTGGTGGTTTACCTGGTTTCAGGATGGTTGGAGAAAAAAAGAACGTTATGA
- a CDS encoding PAS domain S-box protein: MEQESRDDFEPLKPDQVPLEDDEKQLSIYLNRLSNFKIYSQACALIVIVLGIIITLGWFLNIPLLQGEFLGFPGSKINSAFLFIIAGVCLYLLNHQSKSWTLNVSRILAVVTVFVSVLTLLEYATGLNLGMKQLLISYLPGNINLTGQSRVLSAFNFTILGIAILMASYKYKPNIMQTLAFLSGFLALMGLTSYFYGINNSYTMDLIVQMAFLSSVIHIILSIGILCLYPDRSYMGRITAQNSGGFMARRLLPATLVAVFLMDILINLGQRFNLYSEHFSDVLGIIISMAFLTMVIIWNAKILNQMDRQRQEANLKRQNLKKFYESLVEGINEGIWVTDGEDRLYFMNNGMEKLSGVKTENMEGLHILDDLPDSSTGQMKQYYRKAKETLKPVYYDSISVTSPTGIKSYQSGWIIPQFNDGKFNGAICTVIDQTPRKKAEKALSKSETFYRTIFENTGTATIIVGEDTIITMANKRSEALSGYHVKEIENNLSWIDFVHPDDREKMKKYHKLRREPGKNLSEESGTNTSPEDQETSIPSEYEFRLLNKRGEEKQIMLSASVIPGTTDSVVSLLDITQRKNAENKVKQSLNEKELLLREIHHRVKNNMQIISSLLNLQRSHIHDAEADNILQESQGRVKSMALVHEKLYQTDNLARINVAEYIRSLSMNLFHSYTVQSGINFTVDVGEVYFNIDTAVPLGLIINELVSNSLKYAFSDRDKGEINISLEEADEAGVYHLKVSDNGTGFPSDLDFNNTNSLGLKLVNTLVQQLDGEIKLVNGSGTSFHITIHEQKYKERVKPSSENN, from the coding sequence ATGGAACAAGAGTCAAGGGATGATTTTGAACCCCTAAAACCAGATCAAGTACCCCTGGAAGATGATGAAAAACAGCTATCCATATACTTGAATCGTCTTTCTAATTTTAAAATATATTCACAAGCCTGTGCATTGATAGTGATTGTTTTAGGAATCATTATTACCCTAGGATGGTTTTTAAACATACCCCTACTCCAGGGAGAGTTCCTGGGATTTCCTGGAAGCAAAATTAATAGCGCATTCCTGTTCATCATTGCCGGTGTCTGTTTATACCTTCTAAATCACCAATCCAAATCATGGACCCTGAATGTTTCCAGAATCCTTGCTGTGGTTACTGTATTTGTGAGTGTTTTAACCTTACTGGAATACGCCACCGGCCTGAACTTAGGTATGAAACAGTTACTAATCAGTTATTTACCTGGAAATATTAATTTAACCGGGCAAAGTAGAGTATTAAGTGCTTTTAATTTTACAATACTTGGTATAGCCATTCTAATGGCCAGTTACAAGTATAAACCCAACATCATGCAAACTTTAGCATTTTTGTCAGGTTTTTTAGCATTGATGGGATTAACTTCCTATTTTTACGGGATCAACAATTCTTACACAATGGATTTGATTGTGCAGATGGCTTTTCTCTCGTCAGTGATACATATCATTCTATCCATTGGCATCCTTTGCCTCTACCCAGACCGCAGCTATATGGGAAGGATCACTGCCCAGAACAGTGGCGGTTTCATGGCCAGGCGCCTTCTCCCAGCAACCCTGGTAGCAGTATTCCTCATGGACATCCTAATTAACCTAGGACAGAGGTTCAACTTATACAGTGAACATTTTAGTGATGTTTTAGGTATTATAATCTCCATGGCCTTTTTAACCATGGTTATTATCTGGAATGCAAAGATCCTTAACCAGATGGACCGGCAGAGACAAGAAGCAAACCTCAAACGTCAAAATCTGAAAAAATTCTACGAAAGTCTGGTGGAAGGTATTAACGAGGGGATATGGGTTACTGATGGTGAAGATCGGCTTTACTTCATGAACAATGGTATGGAGAAGTTGTCCGGGGTTAAAACAGAGAATATGGAGGGCTTACATATTCTGGATGACCTGCCAGATTCCTCTACCGGCCAGATGAAACAGTACTATCGTAAAGCTAAAGAAACCCTAAAACCGGTTTATTATGATTCTATCAGTGTTACCAGTCCCACTGGAATAAAATCATACCAGAGCGGATGGATTATACCCCAGTTTAATGATGGTAAGTTTAATGGGGCGATCTGTACCGTTATTGACCAGACCCCACGTAAGAAAGCTGAAAAAGCTCTTTCTAAATCTGAAACATTTTACCGGACCATATTTGAGAATACTGGTACTGCCACCATCATTGTAGGTGAGGACACCATTATCACCATGGCCAACAAGCGTTCTGAAGCCCTTAGTGGTTACCATGTAAAGGAGATTGAGAATAACTTAAGCTGGATAGACTTTGTGCATCCAGATGACCGGGAAAAAATGAAAAAGTACCATAAACTCCGCAGGGAACCAGGGAAAAATCTATCTGAAGAGTCGGGAACTAATACGTCCCCTGAGGACCAGGAAACAAGTATACCCTCTGAATATGAGTTCCGTCTTCTGAATAAGCGGGGTGAAGAAAAACAGATCATGCTTTCTGCCTCGGTAATCCCCGGTACCACCGATAGCGTGGTAAGCCTCCTGGACATAACTCAGCGTAAGAACGCTGAAAATAAGGTTAAACAATCATTGAATGAGAAGGAACTGTTACTACGGGAGATACATCACCGGGTGAAAAACAACATGCAGATCATAAGCAGCTTGTTGAACTTACAGCGCAGCCACATTCATGATGCTGAAGCTGATAACATCCTCCAGGAAAGCCAGGGCAGGGTGAAGAGCATGGCCCTGGTCCACGAGAAACTGTACCAGACTGATAACCTGGCCCGTATAAACGTTGCCGAGTACATCCGGAGCCTTTCCATGAACCTGTTCCACAGTTACACCGTCCAATCAGGAATAAACTTCACAGTAGATGTGGGAGAAGTTTACTTTAATATTGACACTGCAGTTCCCCTGGGACTTATAATCAATGAACTGGTCTCCAACAGTTTGAAGTACGCTTTCAGTGACCGGGATAAGGGTGAGATCAACATATCCCTTGAAGAAGCAGATGAAGCAGGTGTTTATCATTTAAAAGTAAGTGATAATGGTACAGGTTTTCCCAGTGACCTGGACTTCAACAACACCAACAGCCTGGGACTGAAACTGGTTAACACACTGGTACAACAGTTAGATGGTGAGATTAAACTGGTTAATGGGAGTGGAACTAGTTTCCATATAACCATTCATGAACAGAAGTATAAAGAAAGGGTTAAACCTTCCTCTGAAAATAATTAG
- the rbr gene encoding rubrerythrin yields MEKTLENLTKAFIGESQARNRYSFYAKQATKDGYPQISEIFLETAENERQHAKWLFKLIQEVKANVDLEDDEIHVEAEAPLTIGGTVENLKAAIAGEHYENSEMYPEFAKVAKEEGLNAIARRLMAIGKAEVHHEERYIQLLEQVEAGTLFKKEKDVSWTCLKCGYSVTGKQPPEKCPACDHPTKYFFIRCEEY; encoded by the coding sequence ATGGAAAAAACCTTAGAAAACCTTACCAAGGCGTTTATTGGTGAAAGTCAGGCTAGAAACCGTTACAGTTTCTACGCGAAACAGGCTACAAAGGATGGTTACCCTCAAATTTCTGAGATATTCCTGGAAACTGCTGAGAATGAACGACAACATGCTAAATGGTTATTCAAACTGATCCAGGAAGTTAAGGCTAACGTGGATCTGGAAGATGATGAAATACACGTGGAAGCTGAAGCTCCATTAACAATTGGTGGCACCGTAGAAAACCTGAAAGCCGCCATTGCAGGGGAACACTACGAAAACAGTGAAATGTACCCAGAATTTGCTAAAGTAGCTAAAGAAGAGGGGTTAAACGCTATAGCACGAAGATTAATGGCCATTGGAAAGGCAGAAGTTCACCACGAGGAAAGATACATCCAGCTCCTGGAACAGGTGGAAGCCGGTACTCTGTTTAAAAAGGAAAAAGATGTCTCATGGACCTGTCTCAAGTGTGGTTACTCTGTCACTGGAAAACAGCCACCAGAAAAGTGCCCAGCCTGTGATCATCCCACCAAGTACTTCTTCATTCGCTGTGAAGAATACTAA